A genomic region of Pseudoxanthomonas suwonensis contains the following coding sequences:
- a CDS encoding glycosyltransferase family 2 protein — translation MSAEPRPSPPSPSARAPLSACVIAYNEADRIGDCLASLAFCDEIVVVDSGSTDGTREVAQRAGARVLVRPFDGFRSQKQFAVAQCAHDWVLSLDADERVDARLRAAIEAERDAGFGRAAGYRFARMSEYYGRFLRHGTAYPDRVLRLFDRRRGGWRGDREIHEAVSVDGQVAPLPGDLLHHPYRSFIQLLDKKQRYARMMAEHDHARGKRATLAKLVLAPAWRFFRGFVLKAGFLDGWPGLIESFVSANYVRQKTIMLWLLQNGQPLVDPPRPRKDDGPAAG, via the coding sequence ATGTCCGCCGAACCCCGCCCGTCCCCGCCGAGCCCGTCTGCCCGCGCACCGTTGTCGGCCTGCGTCATCGCCTACAACGAGGCCGACCGGATCGGCGACTGCCTGGCCTCGCTGGCGTTCTGCGACGAGATCGTGGTGGTCGATTCCGGCTCCACCGACGGCACCCGCGAGGTCGCGCAACGGGCCGGTGCGCGCGTGCTGGTGCGGCCGTTCGACGGCTTCCGCAGCCAGAAGCAGTTCGCCGTGGCCCAGTGCGCGCACGACTGGGTGCTGAGCCTGGACGCCGACGAGCGCGTCGACGCCCGCCTGCGCGCGGCGATCGAGGCCGAACGCGATGCCGGCTTCGGGCGCGCGGCCGGCTATCGCTTCGCGCGGATGTCCGAATACTACGGCCGCTTCCTGCGCCACGGCACCGCCTATCCCGACCGCGTGCTGCGCCTGTTCGACCGGCGCCGCGGCGGCTGGCGCGGCGACCGCGAGATCCACGAGGCGGTCTCGGTGGACGGCCAGGTGGCACCGCTGCCCGGCGACCTGCTGCACCACCCGTACCGTTCCTTCATCCAGCTGCTGGACAAGAAGCAGCGCTACGCGCGGATGATGGCCGAGCACGACCATGCGCGCGGCAAGCGCGCGACCCTGGCCAAGCTGGTGCTGGCGCCGGCGTGGCGCTTCTTCCGCGGCTTCGTGCTGAAGGCCGGTTTCCTGGACGGCTGGCCAGGGCTGATCGAGTCGTTCGTCAGCGCCAACTACGTGCGGCAGAAGACGATCATGCTGTGGCTGCTGCAGAACGGCCAGCCGCTGGTGGATCCACCGCGGCCGCGCAAGGACGACGGCCCCGCCGCCGGGTAG
- a CDS encoding CDP-glycerol glycerophosphotransferase family protein yields the protein MPKHYLLYGSERYALAILRPIQAAIRARGGEAAWFFDGPGAEDLEPGETLLTVGQVRAWKPYAVITSSNAVPHFFPGVKVETFHGFDAGKPRHIYIRGLFDLYCTTGPRDTAAFGELSRELGHFAVSETGFPKIDPFMAQLGDAPEPVRQPPVILYHSTFSPSWSAAPILHDEIARLSRTGEWRWIVTFHPKMEPETVARYKALQNEYLTFAENDNILDLFPQVDVMCSDTSSALNEFLLTYKPVVTYKNRRPGPQLIDIDDPAQFEPAIRRALSRPPELMAAVREFADQLHPYRDGRSSERVLNAIDAFVAAGGRNRKRKPLNLWRKLKIRQRVGYWGPAGWK from the coding sequence GTGCCGAAACACTACCTGCTCTATGGATCCGAGCGTTACGCACTGGCCATCCTGCGCCCGATCCAGGCCGCGATCCGCGCCCGTGGCGGCGAGGCGGCCTGGTTCTTCGACGGACCCGGCGCCGAGGACCTGGAGCCGGGCGAGACCCTGCTGACCGTCGGGCAGGTCCGCGCATGGAAGCCGTACGCGGTGATCACCTCCAGCAACGCAGTGCCGCACTTCTTCCCCGGGGTGAAGGTCGAGACCTTCCACGGCTTCGACGCCGGCAAGCCGCGCCACATCTACATCCGCGGCTTGTTCGACCTGTACTGCACGACCGGCCCGCGCGACACCGCCGCGTTCGGCGAACTGTCGCGCGAGCTCGGCCACTTCGCGGTGAGCGAGACCGGCTTCCCCAAGATCGACCCGTTCATGGCGCAGCTGGGCGACGCGCCCGAGCCGGTACGGCAGCCGCCTGTGATCCTCTACCACTCGACCTTCTCGCCCTCGTGGAGCGCGGCGCCGATCCTGCACGACGAAATCGCCCGCCTGTCGCGCACCGGCGAGTGGCGCTGGATCGTCACCTTCCACCCGAAGATGGAACCGGAGACGGTGGCCCGGTACAAGGCGCTGCAGAACGAGTACCTGACCTTCGCCGAGAACGACAACATCCTGGACCTGTTCCCGCAGGTGGACGTGATGTGCTCGGACACGTCCTCGGCGCTCAACGAATTCCTGCTGACCTACAAGCCGGTGGTGACCTACAAGAACCGCCGGCCCGGCCCGCAGCTGATCGACATCGACGACCCGGCGCAGTTCGAGCCGGCGATCCGCCGCGCGCTGTCGCGCCCCCCCGAGCTGATGGCGGCGGTGCGCGAGTTCGCCGACCAGCTGCATCCGTACCGCGACGGCCGTTCCAGCGAGCGCGTGCTGAACGCGATCGACGCCTTCGTCGCGGCCGGCGGGCGCAACCGCAAGCGCAAGCCGCTGAACCTGTGGCGCAAGCTGAAGATCCGGCAGCGGGTCGGCTACTGGGGACCGGCCGGCTGGAAGTGA
- a CDS encoding PH domain-containing protein, whose product MNEISAAPPAEQRLHRWSWLFVLLQQLRQFILPLIVLVFAGRRSGPGGDFAEWAPLVGVGVLVVVSVLQYFTYRYRVGSDGITIRSGLLQRSQREIPFARIHNVGVHQSLLHRAFNVAEVRLESAGGQKPEAQMRVLGLDEALALERLVRHRGTATAPADGSDGAATARTDDESHTLLAMSTAEIVRLGLVSNRGMIVFAAAFGLLWQLFPDERLIARLAEDSFRQAAGYADDLHLGWLGIASAAMLVVSVFVFLLRLLSVALALAQYHGFRLSETQRRLTVERGLFARIRTSVAPRRIQAWFLQETLLHRWFGRRSLRIDTATGGPENDPRKLRELAPIATPDACDALAAHLLPGATWPPPQWRPLPRRAWWRLFAGSVPWNLLLAAVLAWQLGAWALLVLLWLPWSAYAAWRQAGRIGYAVDARLVAVRGGWWSRWWRFAEVDKLQALRLQRSPLDRWLGTASLWLDTAGAGAMSPPLRIRFLPEHEARALYAQLGRTLAARRLKW is encoded by the coding sequence GTGAACGAGATCTCCGCCGCGCCGCCGGCCGAGCAGCGGCTGCATCGCTGGTCGTGGCTGTTCGTGCTGCTGCAGCAGCTCAGGCAGTTCATCCTGCCGCTGATCGTGCTGGTGTTCGCCGGCCGCCGCAGCGGGCCGGGCGGCGACTTCGCCGAATGGGCGCCGCTGGTCGGCGTCGGCGTGCTGGTGGTGGTGTCGGTGCTGCAGTACTTCACCTACCGCTACCGGGTCGGCTCCGACGGCATCACCATCCGCAGCGGCCTGCTGCAGCGTTCGCAGCGCGAGATCCCGTTCGCGCGGATCCACAATGTGGGCGTGCACCAGTCGCTGCTGCACCGGGCGTTCAACGTGGCCGAGGTGCGCCTGGAATCGGCCGGCGGGCAGAAGCCCGAGGCGCAGATGCGCGTGCTCGGCCTGGACGAGGCGCTGGCGCTGGAGCGGCTGGTGCGCCACCGCGGCACGGCGACGGCCCCGGCCGACGGTAGCGACGGCGCGGCGACCGCGCGCACGGACGACGAAAGCCACACCCTGCTGGCGATGTCCACCGCCGAGATCGTGCGCCTGGGGCTGGTATCCAACCGCGGCATGATCGTGTTCGCCGCGGCCTTCGGCCTGCTCTGGCAGCTGTTTCCCGACGAGCGCCTGATCGCGCGCCTGGCCGAGGACTCCTTCCGCCAGGCCGCCGGCTACGCCGACGACCTGCACCTGGGCTGGCTGGGCATCGCCAGCGCCGCAATGCTGGTGGTCAGCGTATTCGTGTTCCTGCTGCGGCTGCTGTCGGTGGCACTGGCGCTGGCCCAGTACCACGGCTTCCGCCTGAGCGAGACGCAGCGGCGGCTGACCGTGGAGCGCGGCCTGTTCGCGCGCATCCGCACCTCCGTGGCGCCGCGCCGGATCCAGGCCTGGTTCCTGCAGGAAACCCTGCTGCACCGCTGGTTCGGCCGCCGCAGCCTGCGCATCGATACCGCCACCGGCGGCCCGGAGAACGATCCGCGCAAGCTGCGCGAACTGGCGCCGATCGCCACGCCCGACGCCTGCGACGCGCTGGCCGCGCACCTGCTGCCGGGCGCGACCTGGCCGCCGCCGCAGTGGCGGCCGCTGCCGCGGCGGGCCTGGTGGCGGCTGTTCGCCGGCAGCGTGCCGTGGAACCTGCTGCTGGCCGCGGTGCTGGCCTGGCAGCTGGGCGCCTGGGCGCTGCTGGTGCTGCTGTGGCTGCCGTGGTCGGCGTACGCCGCCTGGCGCCAGGCCGGGCGCATCGGCTACGCGGTCGATGCGCGGCTGGTCGCGGTGCGCGGCGGCTGGTGGTCGCGCTGGTGGCGCTTCGCCGAGGTCGACAAGCTGCAGGCGCTGCGCCTGCAGCGCTCGCCGCTGGATCGCTGGTTGGGCACCGCCTCGCTGTGGCTGGACACCGCCGGCGCCGGGGCGATGTCGCCGCCGCTGCGTATCCGCTTCCTGCCCGAGCATGAGGCGCGCGCGCTGTACGCGCAGCTCGGGCGGACGCTGGCTGCGCGGCGGCTGAAGTGGTGA